The genomic window aGAGCTCTGTGGCACGATTCCCATTCAACATGGTGCTAAAGGCCTGCCCAGCACTGTGAGACCAGGGGAGGATGATTAAGTATAGATaaaaattcagtaagaaaaagCTGTTATCTTTATTGTTCGAAAATGATGTCATTTAAGAAATCGGCGAGACTCTACAAACAGATCTGAGAGAGCTCAACAGGGTTAGTGGACACATGATCAGCACACAAAATTCATAACCTTTGTATACATTAGCAATGCCTCGGCTGGAACTGAAATTAATAACCAGATGTTATTCACAACAGTACTTTAGATTCGAATCTATatgaataaactataaaatgtcATCAAAGGATGTAAAACAAGATTGACTTTAAAGAGTTAGACCTACACTTCACCGTGTTTATGTTTTGTGATGACACCATGCTAAAATGTTCATAAATTCcagaataaactaaaaatttaatgttatgcCACAAAACGTCGCTGGATTTTTGGTAACATTGTAAAATGCACGTTCATGAGCTAAAATATTGAAGATGAttctaagaaagaaaggaagagaaaaggaaaaataaagaatggtgGGTCTTGATTTAGGGCATGCACTTTAAGAAGGGCTAGGGTCATCTTAGGGATATAGCTTTGATCTGTTAAAAGGATCTTAATGCTTGTCCAAGCTTTTATAAGTCAAGTTGAGAAGaaggctcagaggagcctggctAGAGTTTGGTGTAAATTTTACCTGCTGTTACTTGAATTAATTGCATATGGTTGCCAAGAGATGATGTCTTTACTCTAGTGGGTAAGAGCAGGGACCCTGGACCTAAACTGCCTGGGTTAGAATAAGAATCCCCTCTGCCATTTATTAATGGTAGGACATtgggtaaaaataattttaagcttAAGGTGACTCAATATATATGGGGGTAATTAGAATAACAATAGTTCACGTGTGTATTATGAGGAACACCTGAGTTAACATCTGGAAAGTACTCAGAAATGTATCTGggtgtttgcaaaaaaaaaaaaaaaaaataataataataataataaataaataaacaaagatagATGAAAAGGATTGTGTGCTATCTGCTCGcagtttcactgatttttgtGGGCCCTAGGGACTTTTGCCTTCCTGGGCCTCTCcctccattaaaataataaaattaataacgtTATTAAAATTACACAAACgtaaatatattattacatacTAGAGCCTTTTGGTCAACTTCACAGTTAATATCTATCTTCTGATTTcagagaaaatgacaaaattttcatGAGCCATTGAAAGTACTGTGGggcctgggctctgtgccgaccgtgCCTAAAGGATTTAGACCTGCGTGCACAcgaatatgaaattaaaaagcatGGTTATCCGAGTAGGAAATAAAATCACCCACATACACAGACATAGGCACACGCAGTGCTCACACGAAATCCCCTACAATTACGAGGACGGTAAACAGGGGCTGTGCAAGCCGGGCGTCCTGCGCGGCCACTGCGAGGGTGTCCTCGGCCACTGGGCAGCAGGGCCGGGCCAGCTCGGAAACCGTCGGAGAGGAGGCCGACCAGGGAAGCTGCTGCCCCGTGGCTCGGTCCGCGCACCGCTCGGTGCCGCGCTCTCATCTGCGGACGGCCCGCTGGATTGTTGCGAACGTCCAGCGGCCGCGCGGCGAGGCCGGGTCGCCACGGTTTGCGCACCAGAAAGGGACGAAACGGGAAACAGCCTACCCGCGGCGACGCCACCAACCGAGAAAACGAACGATCCCACCGCGGAGCCCGAAAAACGAAACGTGGCGCAGGCGCAACGTGAGGCTCGTTGGGGGCGGGACGCGTGCCGCGGAAACGGCCCAATCAGGGGGTGTCATGGACGGGCGTTGCAGGAAGGCCCACTGAGGGAACCAGCGTGGGGGGCGCGGCAGGACAGACCAATGAGAAAGCCGGCGTGTGGGGGCGTCGCAGGACGGGCCAATGAGAGAGCCGACTTGGGGGGCGTGGCTATGAGACTAGCGGTGCGGAGCCGGGGCCTGCCCGGCCACAGGGTCATTTCCATGCCTGCATGGACGCGGAGGATGCAGGACAGTCGCCGCGAATTTTTAGGACTTTCCAGTTCCAGTTTAGACCTGAATGTGACGGGTTTGTGTTGCTGTTTGGCATTCGTAATTCAAGGAAATCCCCTCTTCTGGTTGAAAGCACGGTGTGATTCCCTGGCCCTCCTGCATCAGCATCACTTGGATAATACAACCGGCAAATAACCGGATCCTGCTACAGATCTGGTGAATcagaagctggggggggggggggggaggcagtaatctatgttttaaaaatgctccAGGTAGTTTTGGTACACGCTGAATTTTGAGACTGCTTCGAAGTATTGTGTTTCCCTTAATTCAGGTGCTGGAAGTGACACCTCAAATGTCAGCTGAGCTAACCCAAGCTGCTTACCTTCAGGATCGTTACCAGAGCCAAAACAGTGCTTAGGCTTTCCCCACTCAGACTTCGATGCCAGaagataaagtgaaaaataaatgtgtgtctaAAAAGGAGAGATCTCGGGGAATGATTTGGGTCAACAAGGAATGTGGAATTCCATTTCTCCACAAATTTTATTGATCCTAACATCTCATTCACAGACTTTTTGCCCTCCTCATTTAGACTTCTCCAGCAAACACAGTCCATGGTAAATAATGATTCTCCGTAGGCCTGTAACAGCAGTAAATtctattttcataattaaaacaacaaataaaacgaAAATGCTAGAACACTgtttagtttcttcttcttcgCTAAGGCTCTCCTTCTAATGAATCCGTGAACACCAAACCAGGATGGGTTAAATTCGGGCAGAATATTCATACTAATCAATCCTTCTCAGGCAGATCACTTTTCATACTTCATAATTCTATGGCTGATTCACTTTTCAGTTACTGTTTACATTCATTTCTTCTCTGCATTCATATCTCTCCccaactgaagaaataaaaagggtttGTTAGGTGCCATTTTGCCATCAGCCTTACTATTTGATGTACAAgaaagattgttttgttttgttttgttttttacatgtgCTTGTATAATGAGTCTCTGTTCCAATATTACCTACCCTTTAGTCATTTTTAGCATGAACACATAATGACTCAAACCAGTAAAGAGAAACCTGGACAATAAGATCTTTGTTTCAAATCCTCCAGTTATCCTTCCACAGGTGGAATCAAGCAGTTCAAAGgcttgcattttcttcttttagtttctaACCTGAAGAGAATTGGCCcttctgatttcattttaattcaatgACTAAAGAAATCTAATACTTGTTAACATTGGCTAAGCACttacaaaattatttcaagaCTGATTTAAGAGCTTTGCATGAATTATATTACTTAATCCTAAAATAGCTCTAAGAAGTAGTatactattatttttgttgtgtAGATGTGGAAAGTGAGACTCAGGAATGCTGTCTCTCATTCTTTTGAGCCATTGCAACAACTCACCTCTGGCCCCTGTCCCTGTTGTTATATGTGTACTTTAACTCGTTATGATTGCTGTAAATCCTAACTGAGAGCCTACTGTGTGTCTGGAACAGCCTTAGGCATTGGGGAGTCAGCAGCAAAAAGGACTAACTCTGCCCAGtggagcttagagcctggagaatGGGAAGAGGAAACCAGCAATATGCAAATTCATGTCAGTTATGCTAAGGGTaatgaagaagaatgaacagAGCGAGTTAAGAGCCGGATCGAAGGGCGCCACGTGCATTTGCTGGTTAGAGTGTCTCTCAAATGTTGTAACATTGTAATCATCCACTCACCCCCAAACCCAAGAAATCTGGGGCGTATTTGAGGTATGTAAAATGTGCTATTCCCAGCTGAAGGGTCAAACCCATAACAAGATCTAgctcttcatctccctcttttccctctcctttctccaacGATCTTCCTCTGTGCCTTCCCCTTGGTCTTCAGGCTCTGGCGCTCCCTTTCGCAGTAgccatttgtttctttcattctttttctcagctctcaccttctttcttctccctatTCCTAAAAAATAGCCACCATTTGGCTGTGatacttttattgttttgtatttatgaAATGCAGCTTAACATTCACGGTTAAACGTTTAGACAAAATTCGAAAACGTTAGTCCTTCACTTTCCTACAATTCCTGTTCCCTTTCCACGGTAGCGAATTTCATGGTTGTTGAAAGGAAAGGTCAGTCAAGTGCCGCTGTCCATGTAAAGCAAAGGGAGCGTTTTCTTCTATGTAGCGCTGTGTGCCCACGCCACCAAAATGAAGGTGAAGAACTCTGAACTTTCCCCAGCGTGATCTCCACCTCTCCTAAGTCTTCTTTGCTGCCGCCAGGGTGTGGAGGGCAGTGGGAGTATAAGTCAGGGAGGAGACTGCTGAAGTTGTTCATCTGAATAAAGTACAAAAACATTGCCTTCAATTAGAAATCTCCTTATAACTTTTGGGTCCACAGTTGATCTAAATACCCCAAACCATTGACAGaaccatcaaaaaagaaaatagttggaGAATTCAAGTTATGGTCAATCATAGCCATCTAATCAAAACGGTAAACCTATGGTTTTTCTTATGACGATGTGTATGGTGAAGAACCAATTTTATCCAAAGAGAGATGTGGCCTTTGCCCTTTGCTGGGAGGGGATCTCTAGGCTCATGGAATGTCCTGCATGATAAGATGATCTTTGTTTACCTAGAAGCCCTGGGCTGCACAGGACAGGGTAATGATGTCACTTATGTTGGGGGCTTTGGGTCATGTGGCATGTGGGCTACCTCCAGAGGGCCTGCTGACTAAAGTTCAGCCACGTGGACAGTCAACCATGTTCATATGACAAATCCCCTAGGTTGGCGATGTCTGTGTGTTGTGCCAATATTGTTGTGCGGCTGGGAGACATAAACCCTCCCCCGGCCTCCACTGGGAAAGGACCTACCAGAAGCTCTGAGTTGGGAGGCCTGTGCTCCATGTGCCTTTCACCTTGGCTTATGTGTAATCTGTATCCTTTTGATGTAATAACCCCCAACCTTGGGTGTAACAACTTTTAGTGGATTCTGTGGTATAATTCTAGTGAATGATCAAATCCGAGGATGGTTTTGGAGACCCTTCATCTTTGCACTTGGTGTCAGACGTGAGGGGACGCTTATGGGAGTGTACCTGAACTTTGCACTGTGTCACAATGATATTAGTATTACTAGATTCTGTTTAGTACTCAAATATTGGGATGAACATTTTGTCTTAAGGAGCTTTGTAGTTTCCATGGGAGCCCAAGTCTATTCCCCTGCCAGTGGATTTCCAAAGAGTGGTAAACACTTTTTTAGGTCTTAGTgagtgat from Neofelis nebulosa isolate mNeoNeb1 chromosome 6, mNeoNeb1.pri, whole genome shotgun sequence includes these protein-coding regions:
- the LOC131515260 gene encoding uncharacterized protein LOC131515260; protein product: MKLKSMVIRVGNKITHIHRHRHTQCSHEIPYNYEDGKQGLCKPGVLRGHCEGVLGHWAAGPGQLGNRRRGGRPGKLLPRGSVRAPLGAALSSADGPLDCCERPAAARRGRVATVCAPERDETGNSLPAATPPTEKTNDPTAEPEKRNVAQAQREARWGRDACRGNGPIRGCHGRALQEGPLREPAWGARQDRPMRKPACGGVAGRANERADLGGVAMRLAVRSRGLPGHRVISMPAWTRRMQDSRREFLGLSSSSLDLNVTGLCCCLAFVIQGNPLFWLKARCDSLALLHQHHLDNTTGK